The Aminipila terrae nucleotide sequence AATATTACTACGAGATCTGCACATATGATACCAGGGAAGAGTCAATATGACGATAATAATTGGGGAAGTGGGAAAAAAGCATATTCTAAAATTTATAGTAAGTGTGTTATGTCTGACGGATTTTGGGAAGGCGTGGTATATTCTCAATTTGAGGGCTATGGATACACAGAATGGCAAGGAACAGGCACACCATTAAAAGTGAAATCCGGGGTAACTGTTAGTGCTACAGGAGTATTACCACAAATAAGTTATAATGGCTCCAATTGGAGTTTGCTTACCAATGTTCGTGATCTTGGTGAGACAGAAAAGAAAAAGAGTAAATCAGTTAAGCATTCTTATTATGATGTAAAAATACAAAGCATTACTGCTCTATCAATAGTATTTAAAGTTAACTCATATATTGATCATCCAACTTTAGGAGGGATGAATGCGACGGAGGATGTTTGGTGGTGGAACTAATATGAATCCATCATGAGGAATGGATTAGAAATGTAAAACACGGAAATTTAATAGTCTGTTGACTCTGAAGTTAGAGTTAACAGGCTATGTAAATGTGATTATAGAATTTATTCAGAGAATATTAATAGTGTAATTAACTTTACGGAGGGGCTGGGGAGATTCAAGGAAGATGTATACATATAGAAAATTGATTTCATTAATGATAGTATTAATTTTTTTAATTACAGTGGGTTGCAATATCCAAGAAACATCGGAGACAGACTATGGGTGGAGAAAAAACACGTTGGAACTATTTCATGAAGCAGAAGTAGAGAGAGGAAAATATCTTCCAATAGAATCAATGCTAGAAAAGAATAAATTAGTAAGTTTGGATGATACATGGAGATATGTTTGTATACTTCAGATGATACATGGACACGTTTATAAAAAGCAAGAATTGAAAAAAAGTTTGTATAATTATTTAAATAAGACTGAGAATATTGAATTGACAGATTTATGTAAGATTATATATATGCTAGAAATAATAGCTCCTGATAGTTTAAGACTAAAAAACATAAAAACATTTGTTAATAATAATATTATTGATAAAAATGGCCAAATACAAAATATTTATTATAATGAAAATAAACAAGATCAAAATGAAAAAAAAGATGAGGAACAAATGATAAATTCAATATATTTTTTGTCTTTACTCAAAAACAATAAAATCTTATCTGAACAGGAAAGAAAAATTATAATAAATCATTTATTAAATTCATGGAAAAATAATCAAAAAAGCCAAAAGAATGTATTAACTAGTTATTCTATTATTCTAAGTTTAAATAATTTAAATTATGATATTAAAAAAATAAATGATATACAAAGTTTTATAGAGTATCTTAATAAAGAATATACGAAAATAAAGCAACAACCGTATGAAGATATTCTAAAGACAGATTTAATAGTTGAGTTGCTCCAGCTATTAGACTCTGACTTTAAACTTGAGAAGGGAACTGTTGATATAATATTTAATCAACAAAAAGGAGGATTTCCTTTAGAACGGGATTCGTATGCAAGTGGGGTAGGTACATATATCGTAATAAGAATGCTAAAAAATGAAAATTTTTCAGGATATGTAAAGGATGATTTAATTAAGTATATCAATAAAAAACAAAGCAGTAATGGAATGTTTCAAATTGATCACTTTAGCAAAACTAATCTTTTGCCAAGTGTGCTATCTATATTAGCAATTAAAAATTTAAAGGATATTGAGTACAATAATTTTAACTTTGTCAGAACTGAGTTGAAAAGATTGGCTGAATTAAACAATATTAGTTTAATTGAAGTATATTATTCTTTGCTCTTATTAAAAGATACACCATATTTTAGCCAAAGTGTAGATATAGTAAAAAAGTATCTAGAAACTTCAGAAATAAAAGTAAACGATATAAATAATGCATATTATCTTTTTCAGATAAGTGGGTTAATTTCTGAACCTTTGCCAGAAGAAATAAAAACACCAGTAATAAAAATGCGGAAAAATATTTATTAAAAATTATTAGAGAACAGAATAATATAAATTATGAAGAATTATATTATTGCCTAGTATTGCTTAATCGGAATAACGTAACGATTACAAAGGACATTGACTTGATTGTAAACAAAAATATAAGCAGAGAGAATTTTACAATTGGAGAATTGTATTATTATATAAAATGTCTAAATGAACTAAATATCACTTTGCCTAATGACTTAAAAAATCAACTTAGCAAGTATGCTTCTAAAAAAGGCGGTTTTAAATTAACAACTGACAATGAAGAAGTAACGTTACTTAGCACATACTTTGGAACTGAGTTAATTAAGGAGTTGAATACGAGGAAGTATGTTTAAGTTTATTATAATCTATATTATGTTATAGTAATTATGTTGGAGGATATAAATAATGCGTCTTAAAAGTTTAAATTTAATATTGATGATTTTTTGCACGCTTTTTCTGTTAAACCAAATTATTAATATGCCAGACCATTCATTAAATAATTTTGTATGGATATCCATTGCCTGTAATATCATTGTAATCCTATTATTAGCCAACTATTATTTTAATACAAATTTTCTTTATATTAAAAAATAATAATTATAGTGATTATTATTTCCCTATATATGTCTGCAGGTACATGGATATTAAAGTACGATATGCATGGATATATAACAAATGGAGAAAATATTAATGCATATGTTGAATATGAAAATGTTACGAAGTTACCGCTAGAGATATGCAAAGTCATTTCGCTAGAAGGAAAAAATACAGAGAGGCTTGAGAGGGTTTGTGTAGAGAATAATGAAAATACATATAAAGTAAATACCTACGTAAAAACTAAGAGAATAGATCAAGTAGATTCTATTTCCAATATAATAATATTTAAACTATTCAAACTCATTCCCCTTGTTAAAATAACAAAGGTGACTTATCATTTGTAAAAACTTTGCGTTTACGGTGTTTGTTTGTGGTGCTGTATGTGAAGAACCGAAGAATTTTTTCTAATCTTTGTTCTGCTGTGTTGATTATTGCTCTGCAATTATCCTCATAGGTCTGGAAAGTGGTATTTAGATTTTGATTTAAAAGCTCGTTGCTCCTTTGGATTAAACTTTTTATCAACCGAACTTTATCTTTATCTTTTGGTAATGATTAGGCAGAGAATCTATGATAGAATATTGACAATTAACATATAATATACTGAAACACGGAAGGAGTCATCTTATGATTGTAGGAACCATGTTAATTGAGCTTCATGCACCCTGGGTACATTCTTTAAAAGAAAAACGTATGGTTGTAAAAAGTATCTGCGCAAAGGCCGGCAACAAATTCAATATTTCAATAGCAGAAGTGGATAAACAGGATATGCACCAGGCTATTGTAATAGGGATAGCCTGTGTAACAGATGAAACAGCCCATGCTAACAGTATTCTGGATAATGTGCTTAATTTTATTGAAGATAATACAGAAGCCGAAGTAGTTTCAGTAAGTCGTGAACTATTATAGATACTGATAAATTAAAAATACCCTTTGATGTAGTGTTATTTCCTACATCAAGGGGTATTTATTTTTGTTCATTTTTAGCGTTTGCGCTTATGTAACTATAGCGCTTTCCACGCTTTTTAGAGAAACTTAAGGCTGAACTTTTTCGATATAGTGGCACCGATGCTGAATATAGGTCAGAAACAGCGACAGTCTTTCATAGAGGGGGTGCACCTTATCTCCGAACTTAGCTTCAAGCGCCTCACCAATTTCCCGTACCGTTTTATGGCCATCGATTTGCAGGAAGGCGTAACTTCCGAAGTCATCCATCGCAATCTGCCGATATTCTGGGATTTTGACCCTCAGCTTTCGGAAAAAGCGTTGAATCATATGATCCTGTTTAATCAGTATAGTCACGATGCCCTCATCACTGACCTCATATAGAAGCTTGCTTGAAACTTGAAATATGATATCTAATAAATTGGGTTGTTTAGCTGACATTCTTTGGTTTAGCTTTCATGAGAGGGATAATGGTAGCAACCACCAGAACCACTAGTAAGATTAAAGCCATACCATTAGAGCTGGCAAATCCGGATGGAGGGGTTGCGCCAACCACGCCAGTTACTTGTAGGATGATGCCAATCAGTCCAATGATGGAGCCGCCAGCCACCAGGCCGGAGGATAGGCTCACGCCGTTGGAGATTCTGTAATCCTTTTCTTCTTCGCTCTTAGATGCCTTTTCTACAAGTACGCGAAGCAGAGCCCCTACCAGAATGATGGAGGTGGTAGCGATTGGCAGATAGAATCCGATAGCAACCGTCATAACAGGCAGATCAAGCAGGAAGAAGACAACGCCGAGAAACATGCCAGCGATGATCATAACCCACGGAAGTTTGCCGGACATAATGCCAGAAGTCAATGTTGCCATTAAGTTGGCCTGAGGCAGTGCAAATGGTACGTTATCACCAGTCATGGACAGCTGGCTGGCAAGTAATAAGATGACACCAGTAACAACTACCACACCCACGATGCTGGCTATGGCGTAGTATTTCTGCATTTCATTCTTATCACCGCCGATGACGAAGGTAACCTTCTGAGATTGACAATAGCCACCAGCCGTAGCAATGGCGGTGACGATAAAGGTGCCAAACAGCAGCAGGGTACGGTTATCTACTTCACTGGTCCAACCCATGCCCACAAATAGCAGAGTAACAATCACGATGGAGGCGATGGTCATACCGGAGACAGGCAGATTGGAAGTACCAATTGTACCAGTCAGACGCCCTGCAACGATGGTGAACAGCATAGACAGAATTAAGGACAAAATGGTGGTCAGAATAGCCATCATAATATTGCCGCCGGAGATCATGAAGCCGCCCACAAAACCGACTACCATACCACCCAGTAGAATGACGGTCTGCTGAGTACCGCCACCTTCTCCTGTGGCCTTAGCATTTTTAGTCTCCTTAATAGAGGAGACAACAGTAGGAATCAGGCGAATGGCACCAATCAGGCCGCCAGAAAGCATGATACCTGCACCGATATATTTTACATAGCTGCCAGCAATATCGCTTACCTGCATGGAACCCATGGCCACAGACGGATTATTCCACACTGGGGCCGTGCTTCCACTTAAAGTGGCAAAATATCCAATCAGAGGCGTAATGACGAAGTTGGACAGGATAGAGCTGGAGAACATAGTCAGTGCCACTGGCAGACCAACGATAAAACCGATACCCAACAGCAGAGGATTCACCTCCAGCTGAAAACGCCATTTATAGAAGGATTCATTTACATAGCTGATGACGTTGTTGGTCACGTTCAGGAAGGAGCTGGTCAAAACAGTGAGAATCCCTCCGATGACAAAACCAGTACCCATGAACTTGATAGAATCTTTGGCACCTTCAGATGCCACCAGGGTTTCCGAAATGGCCATGGATTCAGGATACATCAGATTGCCGTGTTCTTCCACAATCAGGTAGTTATAAATTAAAGAAATAGATCCCAGGCCGAACAGGGCACCACCTGCTCCAATCACGAAGCCTTCCAGAGCGGAAACATGAGAGCCAATCAGAAGGATGGCTGGCATAACGAAAATCATACCGCTGGCGATGGATTCACCACCGCTGGACATGCCCTGGATCAGGTTTTTGCCCAGAATGCCCTTTTTCTTAGCAAAGATGGCAATGAATACAGATCCTAAGATAGAGCCGGGGATACCGGCAGCTACAGTAAGGCCAGCCTTCATGCCAGAGTAAGCTGTGGAGGCCGCAAATAGTGCGGCTAATAAAATACCGATAATTAAGACGACAATATTTCCTCCAAGTTTGGAGCCGTTAGAGATATATGGCACGTAGTCTTTTCCAGATACGCCGCCATAAGCTTCTTTGGATAGTTTTTTATTCATAAAACACTCACCTTTCAACAATTTATTGGAAATAGATGTTTATTTTCAATTCTGTTAATACCCAAAAGGTTTATCTGACTGTAGTTAGCCCATATTTTTAAGTGCTTCTTTCAAAAATTTCCATGTTCGCTGGGTGGAAGGGATGCTCAGATGTTCCTCTGCTGTGTGAACCCCTATCATAGTAGGTCCAATTGAAATCATATCCATTTGCCCATGGAACATTTCATCAAATAATGCGCATTCCAGTCCGGCATGAATGGCATTCATCAGAGGTTTTTCACCAAACATCTTTTCATATAAATCAGCAAATAATGCCCGTACGTTTGAGTCAGGGTCGTATCGCCACTCTGGATAGGATGACTCTTCAACCACCTTTCCATTTGTAAGATGTGCAATAGAAACAATAGTATTGAAGATATTCGCCTTGATACTGCCCAAAGAGCTCCGGATAGAGCTGATGATTTCCACCGTCTCTTCCCTGGTCTCAATGACGCCCAGATTCAAAGAACTTTCCACAAGCCCCTCGATATCCATGCTCATGGTTTGAACTCCATTTGGTATGAGGTACAGGAATTGGACCACCTGCTGGGCGCTACTGGATGTAAAGACCTGTTTAGGCTGGCTATCCATTGGGGATAGAACAATGCGGAGGTCCGGATCTGCTATTTTGAATTCATCTCGTAGTACTGCCTCCAGGTCATCTAATTGCTTGCGCAACAATTCCTCATCCTCCTTGAGGCATCCGATGACAGCTCTGGCATCCCGGGCAATAGCGTTGTGCGCAGAACCACCGTCTATAGAGCACAATGTAAAAGATAAATTAGCATTCATATAATCCAGCAAGCGGGCAAGCAATTTATTTGCATTGGCTCTGCCTTTGTGGATTTCCATTCCGGAATGTCCCCTTGAAGGCCTTCCACTGTCAAGGAGAAAAAGTTCATATTCGTATCCGGAGTCTCCCAGGAAACGGGGATGTTAATCCGGGCCATGCATCCTCCAGCACAGCTGACAGTTAAAATACCCTCTTCTTCTGAGTCAATGTTAATCAGTGTTCTACCTGAGATGGATTTTGAGTCCAGTCCGTGAGCTCCATCCATTCCCGTCTCCTCACAGGTTGTAACTAATAGCTCTAATGGCGGGTGGGGAATGTCTTCGGCGGCCAAAAGAGCCAGCCCCATGGCAACGGCAATACCGTCATCTGCCCCCAGCGTAGTGCCCGTGGCATATATCATGTCATCATGCACCTGAAGATTAATCGGATCTCTTAAAAAATCGTGGAGCACACCGGGGCCCTTTTCACAGACCATATCCATATGACCTTGAATGACCACGCCGGGACTGTTTTCATAGCCTGGGCTGCCAGGTTTTTTAATCAGCACATTTAGTGCTGCATCCTGCATGACCTCCAGACCATGAGCCTTTGCAAAAGAGACCAAATAGTCACTAACGGCCTGCTCGTTGCCGGAACCTCTGGGAATTTTGCTGAGTTCTTCAAAATAGAAAAACACATCGGCAGGCTCTTGATTTTTCAATACTCTGTCTTCCATAACAAACCTCCTTCTTAAAATTGGATAATATAGTCTACCATAAAAAAATAAGGCATCATGTCGAATAAAGGGAGTGATTAAATGTATTTTTTAGTTTGAGAAGAGTAGGAAAAACTATTTCAAAGAGGCAAAATTAATGGAAATCTCAATCTCAGAATCTATCGCATATAAATATTATTATAATATAATTTTTTTATGCTCTTTCTGTTAAATCAAATTATTAATTTATCGGAGCATTTATGAAATCAGGATGTGTCCCAGGCCGTTGATATAGGAATGGTCTGATTAAATTTTAGACTTTCTTAGCAAGAACTAAGACTATTACAAAACTTTTATATAATCAACAGATTAGAGAAGTAGAACGTTTTAAGAGGATTGGCATACACTGAGTTAGAATAAGATTCGGATGCTGTAGGAAACATCATGATAATTAAAACTGTCGGGGGATGGTTATATAACCTTTCAACAGTTTTAATTTATGAGCAGTACATGATAAAAAGATAAGAAATATTTAATTAAGAATAATGTTGAAATATAGAAATTAAAGTGATATTATAGTTGATGAAAATATAAATATTTCCATTTCATATATAATTATGAAATTTCGACAATATTAAACAAATTTCGACAAGGAGAGCTATTCAATTAAATAAATATCTATGTCTGTCGGCGGGAGCCGGCAGCTAAGAGGGAAGCCGGTGAAAGTCCGGCGCGGACCCGCCGCTGTAAACGAGGAGTTCCTGCCCATTCATATACAAGATGAAAAACCATCACTGAAAGCAAATAAAGCTTTTGGGAAGAGGGCAGAAATGTGGATACGTAAGTCAGAAGGCCTGCATGGATTAAAATAGTAACTGGTTACGAGGTAAATGACCAGGGAATTGTATTTTTAATTTATTTTTTAAAATAAATAAAAGAGAAACAGTGAAAATGGACTGTGGCAGATTTGCTACAGCCTTTTTTGTTGGCAAAAACAAAAGGGGGAACATTTTGTAAAAGTGGCTGCAGCAGCTTGCAGTATAGGTGTTTGTGTATTATTTTAACAGGAGGAACAAAAGAAAAATGACATTTAATCTAAGAAAATCATTGGCAGTACTTATGATTATAGCTATGGTTATGAGTACAGGTCTGAGTGCCTATGGGATGGACTGGCCAACCTATCAGGGAAATGATATTCATAACGGAATTTTGACAGATGGAGCAGAAATTAGCGGAAGTCCAAGTGTCACTCGTGTAGATTTACCTAAAAACGGATCTGGTAGTATAGGGTCGACATGGGCAGAACGACAACCATTTGCAGGAGTAGATACGGTACCTGTCATGGAAACTAGAAATGGAAATACCTATGCATATGTGCTTTATGACGGGTATAAAGCTGCATATGGTAAAGGTGGCGGCAGACTAGCCAAAATTGACTGCACGGCATCTACTCCACAGGTAGTATGGGATAAGCAAATTACACAGTGCTCAGGCATCCAACTATCCTCTCCTTACCTGGATACTGATAACCGATGCATTTATGTGGGAGCATCAGGATATAATCAGAAAGCCTATAATGATGGGCTGGCATTGACTGGAGGAGCCATAACAGACGGCTGGACGGTATCTTCTGCAGGGACTGCCATGGAGGATGGAAAGGTAACCGTATCGGGTAATCAGACTGTTACTTTGACCCAGACAAATGTAAATCTGACTAAGGGTGACACTCATCGCTCTGCTACCTGTGTAAAAATTAACGGAAACAATGTGAATATGACTATCACTGCTAAGCTAAATGGAACTATAGTTGGAAGTGAGTCGTTAAACTCTTGCAATTTTATTGATGGACGTTTTTATTTTAACCTAATGTTTGGGCAACAATTTTCAACAGCCGAATCCGCTGTAAATACAGGGACAAATAATATTTTGGAATTTACCTATGAAATTTCAGAAAATGACAGTAATACTGTGGAGATTGAATATTGCCAGTTGTATGAACAGAATAGTTCTATTACAAAAGTAGCAAATATTGATGAAGAACCTATTACAGAATGGTCCTTAAATATACCAGATAATGCAGTAATAGGCACTCCTATTGTGAAAAGTGGAGAGTATCTATACTTCGGCACATGGTCAGGGCATTATTTAGGAACTTATTATCAGTATGATCTTGATAATGAGGAGTTAAAAACTTTTAATCCAGGCAATGGCGGCTTTTATCGGGCAGGTGCTGTAGTAGAGGGTAATTATGTTTATTTTGGTGGAGACAAAGGATATCTTTATGCTCGTCCGGTAGGTAATGATTTTGACAATACTTCGGAAGGGAGCGTTATCAATTTGTCAACTGTAGGAGGAGTGGAATCAGGGAATGTGCGCAGCACTATTTCTCTGGTAGACGGACATCTTTACTTTACCAGCCAGGGTGGTTATTTATGGAGCTTTACTCCTGAAGAAGGAATCCCGACTTTAGACTGGAAAGCTCAGCTGGCAGGAACCTCTACTTCTACTCCAACAGTAGTAGGAGATAATATTTATGTGGGTTACTACAGTGGATTTACTGCCGGAGGCGTCCAAAAGGTAGCCAAAACAGGAAACCATGAAGTTTCTTCCGTCGCAGAACCGGGACCTGTACTAAGCTCTATATTAGTATATACAAAGGGTGGAGTAGATTACCTCTATTTTACTACTAATTCTCGAACTGGAGCAGGCTATTGTTTCAATGGAAGCAATGGAGCAAAAGTATGGCAGACACCTGGAGAGACCTATGCATTGCAGGGTATGGCTTACAGCGGAGGTGTACTGACTTTTGGA carries:
- a CDS encoding DUF503 domain-containing protein, whose product is MIVGTMLIELHAPWVHSLKEKRMVVKSICAKAGNKFNISIAEVDKQDMHQAIVIGIACVTDETAHANSILDNVLNFIEDNTEAEVVSVSRELL
- a CDS encoding OPT family oligopeptide transporter codes for the protein MNKKLSKEAYGGVSGKDYVPYISNGSKLGGNIVVLIIGILLAALFAASTAYSGMKAGLTVAAGIPGSILGSVFIAIFAKKKGILGKNLIQGMSSGGESIASGMIFVMPAILLIGSHVSALEGFVIGAGGALFGLGSISLIYNYLIVEEHGNLMYPESMAISETLVASEGAKDSIKFMGTGFVIGGILTVLTSSFLNVTNNVISYVNESFYKWRFQLEVNPLLLGIGFIVGLPVALTMFSSSILSNFVITPLIGYFATLSGSTAPVWNNPSVAMGSMQVSDIAGSYVKYIGAGIMLSGGLIGAIRLIPTVVSSIKETKNAKATGEGGGTQQTVILLGGMVVGFVGGFMISGGNIMMAILTTILSLILSMLFTIVAGRLTGTIGTSNLPVSGMTIASIVIVTLLFVGMGWTSEVDNRTLLLFGTFIVTAIATAGGYCQSQKVTFVIGGDKNEMQKYYAIASIVGVVVVTGVILLLASQLSMTGDNVPFALPQANLMATLTSGIMSGKLPWVMIIAGMFLGVVFFLLDLPVMTVAIGFYLPIATTSIILVGALLRVLVEKASKSEEEKDYRISNGVSLSSGLVAGGSIIGLIGIILQVTGVVGATPPSGFASSNGMALILLVVLVVATIIPLMKAKPKNVS
- a CDS encoding peptidase dimerization domain-containing protein, translated to MEIHKGRANANKLLARLLDYMNANLSFTLCSIDGGSAHNAIARDARAVIGCLKEDEELLRKQLDDLEAVLRDEFKIADPDLRIVLSPMDSQPKQVFTSSSAQQVVQFLYLIPNGVQTMSMDIEGLVESSLNLGVIETREETVEIISSIRSSLGSIKANIFNTIVSIAHLTNGKVVEESSYPEWRYDPDSNVRALFADLYEKMFGEKPLMNAIHAGLECALFDEMFHGQMDMISIGPTMIGVHTAEEHLSIPSTQRTWKFLKEALKNMG
- a CDS encoding M20/M25/M40 family metallo-hydrolase: MEDRVLKNQEPADVFFYFEELSKIPRGSGNEQAVSDYLVSFAKAHGLEVMQDAALNVLIKKPGSPGYENSPGVVIQGHMDMVCEKGPGVLHDFLRDPINLQVHDDMIYATGTTLGADDGIAVAMGLALLAAEDIPHPPLELLVTTCEETGMDGAHGLDSKSISGRTLINIDSEEEGILTVSCAGGCMARINIPVSWETPDTNMNFFSLTVEGLQGDIPEWKSTKAEPMQINCLPACWII
- a CDS encoding PqqD family peptide modification chaperone, encoding MSAKQPNLLDIIFQVSSKLLYEVSDEGIVTILIKQDHMIQRFFRKLRVKIPEYRQIAMDDFGSYAFLQIDGHKTVREIGEALEAKFGDKVHPLYERLSLFLTYIQHRCHYIEKVQP